GCGCTCGCCGATCCGGCAGTAGGCGACGGTCGTCTCGTCGCCGTCGATACCCTCCTCGGCGTAGAGCTCCTCGAGCTCCTCACGACTCTTGAAGGTGCCGTCCTCGTCGGTTACCGCGGACCACGAGATGTTCACCGCGCCGGGGACGTGGCCGCCGCGCTGGGCGGTCTCCTGCAGGCCCGGCGGGGCGAGGATCTCGCCGCTGAACTCCTCGGGCGAGCGGACGTCGACCAGCGGCACGTCCCGCTCGATCGCCTTCTCGACGTCGTCGCGGTAGGCGCGGATCGTCTCGCGCGGGCCGCCGGCCTCGTAGTCGACCTCGGGAAACGACGGGACCTCCTCGGTCGTCGGGTAGTCGTTCTCGATCCAGTACTCGCGGCCGCCGTCGAGCAGGTAAACGTCGTCGTGGCCGTAGTACTTGAACTGCCAGTAGGCGTAGGCGGCGAACCAGTTTGCGTTGTCGCCGTAGAGGACGACCGTCGAGTCCTCGCTGATGCCGTGGCTCCCCAGCAGCGCCTCGAACTCCTCCTTGTCGAGGATGTCCCGTCGGGTCTGGTCCTGGAGCTGGGTCTCCCAGTTGAACCCGACCGCGCCGGGGGCGTGTTCCTCGTCGTACGATTCCGTGTCGACGTCGACCTCCACGAGCCGGAGACCGGGGTCGTCGGACTGGAACTCGCTGAGTCGGTCCTCGACCCAGTCAGCCGTGACCAGAGCGTCGGTCGCGTAGTCGTTCGTTGCCATATCCGACACGTGGTGCGACAGCCACATAGGGCCGCGCTAACCGGTCAATTCGGTCGTTGCTAGACCGTTTCGGCAGTCCTTTCCGATATCTCGGTCGACCGCGACGTCGTCGTGGACTCGAGCCGACGTTCACGCGTCGAACGGGGGAACGTGTGCGGTGGCGACGCCGCTCGGCCGGACGGGTGAAGCAAGTATTGCCACAGTCTCGGCACGACGGGGAGACGTGCCGGGACCGGTGGCTACTCCAGCCCGCCACGACAGGTCGGGAGTGATGGACGAATCCGTCGTCGTCTCACCCGACTGGCTCGCGACCCGACTCGAGGACGCCGGCGTCGCGGTCGTCGACGTCCGGGACGCCTGGGAGTACGACGGGATCGGTCACGTGCCCGGCGCCGTGAACGTTCCCTTCGAGAGTTACCGCGACGAAACCGCCGACGATCCCGGGACCCTCCCCGGACGGGCGGCGTTCGGGGACCTACTCGGCGAGGTCGGGATCGAACCCGAGGACACGATCGTCGCCTACGACGACAGCAACGGCGTCTTCGCGGCCCGCTTTCGGCTCACCGCGCTGGCCTACGGCCACGACGACGTCCGACTGCTCGACGGCGACTTCAGCGCCTGGAGCCGCGAGCGCGAGACCGAGACCGGGACGCCGTCGGTCGAAGCGACCGCCTACACCGCAGAACCCTTCTCGTTCGCCGAGAGCCCGTTCGTCGACCGTTCGGGCGTCGAGGCCGCTATCGAGGGCGACGCCGTCCTCGTCGACACCCGCGACCGCGAGGAGTACGCCGAGGCCCACCTCCCCGGAGCCGTTCGGTTCGACTGGCGGGCGACCGTCGACGACGAGAGCCGACGGCTGAGACCCGTCGCCGACCTCGAGGAGCTGTTCGCCGACCGCGGGATCATCCGCGATCGGGAGATCGTCCTCTACTGTAACACCGCCAGGCGGATCAGCCACACGTACGCGGTCCTGGAGGCGCTTGGCTACGAGAACGTCTCCATCTACGAGGGGAGTCTCACCGAGTGGCTCGCGACCGACGGCGAGATCGAGACCGGGTCGCCGACGTGATCGGGACCCGGACACCGTCGTCCAGCCTCGGCACGATTGCAGTGGGCTGTGGCGTCAGGGAGCCGCACCCGAGGCGTCGGGCAGGGTGAGCCGGAACGTCGTCCCCTCCTCCGGATCGGGCTCGATCCAGATCTCGCCGCCGTGGCGCTCGACGACCCGCTCACAGAGCGCGAGCCCGATCCCCGTCCCCTCGTACTCCTCGTGGCTGTGCAGGCGCTCGAAGACGTCGAACACGCGCTCGCGGTCGTCGGGATCGATCCCGATGCCCGCGTCGCTGACCGAGATCACCCACTTCCCGTCACTGCGGGAGACGGATTCGGCAGCCTCCGGCGTCGAGCCACACGCGGTCTCTCGCTCGGCCGTGATCCGCACCGTCGGCGGCCCGTCGCCGCTGTACTCGACGGCGTTCTCGAGCAGGTTCTGGAACACCTGCCGGAGCTGGTCGTCGTCGCCCTCCACCCGGGGGAGCGAGCCGATCGATATCGACGCGTCGGTCTCCTCGAGCCGGAACTGCAGGTCATCGACGACGTCCTCGAGGACGGCCTCGAGGTCGACGGGCTCGAAGGGATCGCCCTGGGTTTCGACCCGAGAGTACGCGAGCAGCCCCTCGATCATCTCGCGCATCCGCTCGGCGCCGTCGACCGCGTACGCGAGAAACTCTTGGCCGTCCTCGTCGAGGTCGTCGTCGTAGCGCCGCTCGAGAAGGGAGAGGTAACTCGAGACCATCCGCAACGGCTCCTGGAGGTCGTGGGAGGCTGCGTAGGCGAACTGCTCGAGTTGCTCGTTCGAGGCCTCGAGGCGCTCCCGGTAGCGCTGCCGTTCGATCTTGTACCCGACCCAGTTCGCGAGCAGTCCGACGAACGTCCGTTCCCAGTCCGAGAACCCGCCGGGACAGGGATCGCGGTCGTAGAAACAGAACGTGCCGTACACCGAGCCGTCGACGAAGATCGGCGTACCGAGATAACACTCGACCGCGGGCGCTCCGTTCGCCACCCCTTCGTCCGGTTCGGGCGCGTCGGAATCGGCTCCGACGTCGTCGATCGTGACCGTCCGTCCCGTGTCGACGACCCGCCGACAGTTCGTTCGATCGAGCGCCACCGTCCGTCCCGCCTCGAGACCGATCCCCTCGGCCGCGTCGACGGCCTCCAGCGTGTACTCGTTGGTCCGCTCCTGTACCGACGAGAGTGTTCCACACTCGGTGCCGAGCGTCTCGCGGACGATACTCAACAGCCCCTCGATCTGCTTGGCGAGCGGTCGGTCGGCGTCTGCGAGAGCCTCGTAGGCGTCCTGGAGCGCGCGCTCGCGCCGCCGAATCTGATTCTCGCGCCGGACGCGGTCGGTTACGTCCCGGAAGTGAACTGTCACCGCTGATTCGCCGGGGTAAACCCGCAGCTCGTACCAGGCGTCCAGCGAGTCGAAGTACTCCTCGAACCTGATCGACTCCTGGGTTTCGAGGGCGTGTTCACACCCCTCGCGAACCGTCGCTCCGATCCCGTTCGGGACCGCCTCCTGAACTGCCGTACCCCGAAGGTTCGCCTCGCTGGCGTCCAGTACATCCTCGCCCGCAGCGTTACAGAACGCGATCCGAAACTCCCCGTCGAGCCCAACTACCGCGTCGGTGATCCGCTCGTACGTTCGTACCGCACCGTCGCCGCCCGGGGTCGTCGACCCCGATCGTTCACCCATTTTGGATACGTAACGTGCGTATGATAAATAAATCACTCGTCACCGACGTCTCGCCAGTCCGGTGCCGTCGAGTACGGCCGCGGGGACAGCTCGTCGAACGCCGCGTAGACGACCTCCGAGAGCGCCGGGTGGACGTGAACCGGGTCCACGACGTCCTCGACGGTGCCACCGCCGTCCATCGCGACGACGACCTCCTGGATCAGCGTCGACGCCTGCGGACCGACGATCTGACAGCCCAGGATCTCCCCGTCCGGCGCCGCGAGGACTTTGACGAACCCCTCGTCGGGATCGAGGATCAGCCCCAGCGGCGCGGCGTCGTAGCTCACGCTGGCCGACTCGTACTCCCGGCCGGCGTCCTCGAGCTCCGACTCGGTCCGGCCGACGCTCGCGACCTGCGGCGAGGTGAAGATCGCGTGGGGCATCGTCCCGTAGTCGACGGTTCGCTCGACCGGCTCGAGGACGTTCGTCGCCACGATCCGCGCCTCGTAGTCGGCGGCGTGCTTGTAGGGCTCGTCGCCGAGGACGTCTCCCAGCGCCCAGATCCCGTCGACGGTCGTCTCGAGGGACTCGTCGACCTCGACGTGGCCGTTCTCGTCGGTCTCGACGCCGGCGTTCTCGAGTTCGAGGGTGTCGGTGTTGGGGCGGCGGCCCGCCGCGACCAGGACCTCGTCGGCCTCGAGCTCGACCGCCTCGTCGCCGCCGTCGTCGGACGGCTCCGCGGCGACGGTGACCCGCTGGTCGTCCTCGCTCGCTTCGACGGCCTCGTAGCCCGTGTAGAGCTCGCAGTGGCGCTCGAGCCCGTCGGTCACCGCGGCGCTGACGTCGTCGTCCTCCCGCGGGACGAGCTGTTCGCTTCGGCCGACGATCGAGACGTCGGCGCCGAGCGCGCCGAAGAAGTAGCCCAGCTCGGCCGCGATGTACCCCCCGCCGATCACGACGAGTTCGTCCGGTCGCTCGTCGAGGTACAGGGCGTCGTCGCTGGTGAGGACGTCGACGTCCTCGAGGCCCTCGACCGGGGGCATCGTCGGGCGCCCGCCGACCGCGATGACGATCGCCTCGCCACGGATCCGTTCGGGGTCGCGGTCGTCAGCGTCATCCCCGTCCGCGGGCGCGCCGTCGCGGTCCGCGACGGGATCGATCTCGACCGTCCGCTCGTCGACGAACCGCCCCTCGCCGCGGTACCGCGTGACGCCTTCCGCGTCCTCGAGCGACTCGGCTTGCCGCTCGGCCTTCCCGAAGACCGCCTCTTCGATCGAGGACGTGATCTCGTCGTAGGCGACGTCCTCGAGGTCGGCGTCGACGCCGAACCGCTCCGCGCGGCGGATCTCGTCGACGACGTCGGCCCGGTGGATAAGCGCCTTCGAGGGGACACAGCCCCTGGTGATACAGGCGCCCCCGAGCGGTCCGGGCTCGATCACGGCCGCCTCGAGTCCCTCGTCGGCCGCCGCGGTGGCTACCTGGCTTCCCGACCCGCCGCCGATGACGACAACGTCGAACTCGTTCATACCACGCATCTAACGGCGAATGCGACCGTAAAACGGCGGGCTGCGCACGAAAACGGGGTCGCAAGACGCAAAGAACAGAGGGGAACGTCATTCGAGTCGTCGACGTCCTCGTCGGCGGATCCAGTCCGCTGTGGCGATCTCGCTACCCCCTTCCGACAGTAACGATCTCGCGTCTTCGGTGTCGCTACAGCCAGTCGTCGCCGGTGTCGTCCGACTGGCCGTCCGTGTAGGTGGCGACCGCCTCCGCGAGGTTGGCGATCGCCGCCTCCTCGGAGGGACCCTGGCTCGAGACTCCCGTCACCTCGTCGTCGGCGATGTAGAGGCCGTCCTCGGTTCGGATCGTCACGTCGGCGTCGGCCAGCGCGGGGTACTCGTCGGTATCGACGTCCGGTCTCGTTGGCATGCTCGAACGTTGTCGGCGGACGGCTGAAATACTCTCCGACGCCGCCGCCGCACACACCGACGGCGGCGACGAGCGGGAGCATGGCGGTCGAGAAAAAGCCTTTAACGCTATCGCCACGTACACCGAGCAAATGGTACTCGACGATCTCGGCACTTCTCTGCGGGGCACGCTGGACAAACTCCGCGGGAAGTCACGCATCAGCGAGGACGACATCGAGGAGATCGTCAAGGAGATTCAACGCTCCTTGCTTTCGGCCGACGTCGACGTCTCGCTCGTGATGGAGCTGTCGGACAGCATCGAGGAGCGGGCGCTGGAGGAAGAGCCTCCGGCCGGAACCCCGGCCCGGGACTTCGTCCTCCGAATCGTCTACGAGGAGCTGGTCGATCTGATCGGGGAGTCGACGGATCTTCCCCTCGAGGAACAGACGATCCTGCTCGCGGGGCTGCAGGGATCGGGGAAGACCACCTCCGCCGCGAAGATGGCCTGGTGGTTCTCGACGAAGGGACTGCGTCCGGCAGTCGTCCAGACCGACACCTTCCGGCCCGGCGCCTACGACCAGGCCAAGGAGATGTGTGAACGCGCGGAGGTCGACTTCTACGGCAATCCCGACGCCGACGACCCCGTCGAGATCGCCCGAAACGGCCTCGAGGAGACCAGCGAGGCCGACGTCCACATCGTCGACACCGCGGGTCGCCACGCCCTGGAGGACGACCTGATCGACGAGATCGAGCAGATCGAGGACGCGGTCGAGCCCGACAAATCCCTGCTCGTACTCGACGCGGCGATCGGTCAGGGTGCGAAAGACCAGGCCCAGCAGTTCGACGAGTCGATCGGCATCGACGGCGTCGTCATCACCAAGCTCGACGGGACCGCGAAGGGTGGTGGGGCGCTCACTGCGGTCGATCAGACCGAGTCCTCGATCGCCTTCCTGGGAACCGGTGAGGAAGTTCAGGACATCGAGCGCTTCGAACCCGACGGCTTCATCTCGCGGCTGCTGGGAATGGGCGATCTCGGCCAGCTCGCCGAGCGCGTCGAGCGGGCCATGCAACAGACCGACGTCGAGGAGGAAGAGTGGGACCCCGAGGACATGCTGACGGGGCAGTTCACCCTCAACGACATGCAAAAGCAGATGGAGGCGATGAACAACATGGGTCCCCTCGACCAGGTTATGGACATGATCCCCGGCTTCGGCGGCGGGATCAAGGATCAGCTCCCCGACGACGCGATGGACGTCACCCAGGAGCGGATGCGGGCCTACAGCGTCATCATGGACTCGATGACCGAGACCGAAAAGGAGTATCCGAAGGCGATCGGCGCGAGCCAGATCGAACGCATCGCCCGGGGCTCCGGGACCAGCGAGGACCAGGTCCGGGAGCTGCTCGAGCAGTACAAGATGATGGAACGTACCATCAAGCAGTTCCAGGGGATGGGTTCGGACAAGGAGATGCAACGGATGATGCAACAGATGCAACAGCAGGGCGGCGGTGGCGGTGGTGGCGGTATGGGCGGTATGGGTCCGTTCTGAGACCCGCGAGAACGACCCCGATCGATCGCCGCTCAGGCGTCGACTGGCCGTCCGTCCTCTGTCGGCGGCGCGATGTGATCGACGTAGCTCTCGACGTCGGGCTCGCGGACGCGCACACGAACGGCGATCTCCCCGAGCTCGTCGGGTTCGCCGACCGAGAAGTTGACACGATCCTCGAACGCCGCCTGCTTTTTCAGCGCGAACGAGAAGGTATCGCCCTCGCGGTTCGCGAAGAACTCGCCGCGGGCGGTGTCGAGGATCTCCTGGCGGTGTAACAGTTCCGAGAAGTGATCCAGCGAGTGGGCCTCGCCCCTGATCTCGCCGAACTCCTCCTCGAGGTCGGCGTTAGGGAAGACATTCGTGACGGCGTCGGCGACGCGGCTCGTTACTTCGGTGTCGTAAACTGGTGCGGTGATCTCGACGTCGACGCTGTAGATTTCGGTCATGCTATCTGGCCTCGGATTCTCGCTCGTCGATCGGCTCCGTTTTCTCGCGGACGATCCGTCGAATCCGCTCGTGGAACGCCTCAAGCGTATCAGCGTTCTCGACGACGACGTCGGCCCGATCCATCGCGTCGTCCATCCCGAACCCACGCTCGCGTTCGTCCCGGCGCTCGAGGGGTTCGCCCCCGTCCTCGCCGTTGGCGTCGCGACCGCGGGCGTCGATGCGCTCGGCGCGGACGTCGAAGGGGGCCTCGATGCTCACGAGCGTGAACGCCTCGCCGAATCGCTTCTCGAAGGTGTCGACCTCGACGTCCGATCG
This genomic window from Natronococcus occultus SP4 contains:
- a CDS encoding AAA family ATPase, which translates into the protein MHVIGTVGLPGSGKGEAATVAREEGIPVVTMGDVVRQETADRGMDPAKDHGEVAQALREENGPAAIAERSLPMIEDRLEDHETVLVDGLRSDVEVDTFEKRFGEAFTLVSIEAPFDVRAERIDARGRDANGEDGGEPLERRDERERGFGMDDAMDRADVVVENADTLEAFHERIRRIVREKTEPIDERESEAR
- a CDS encoding RNA-binding domain-containing protein; its protein translation is MTEIYSVDVEITAPVYDTEVTSRVADAVTNVFPNADLEEEFGEIRGEAHSLDHFSELLHRQEILDTARGEFFANREGDTFSFALKKQAAFEDRVNFSVGEPDELGEIAVRVRVREPDVESYVDHIAPPTEDGRPVDA
- a CDS encoding sulfurtransferase, producing the protein MATNDYATDALVTADWVEDRLSEFQSDDPGLRLVEVDVDTESYDEEHAPGAVGFNWETQLQDQTRRDILDKEEFEALLGSHGISEDSTVVLYGDNANWFAAYAYWQFKYYGHDDVYLLDGGREYWIENDYPTTEEVPSFPEVDYEAGGPRETIRAYRDDVEKAIERDVPLVDVRSPEEFSGEILAPPGLQETAQRGGHVPGAVNISWSAVTDEDGTFKSREELEELYAEEGIDGDETTVAYCRIGERSSVAWFALHELLGYEDAVNYDGSWTEWGNLVNAPVETGE
- a CDS encoding sulfurtransferase yields the protein MDESVVVSPDWLATRLEDAGVAVVDVRDAWEYDGIGHVPGAVNVPFESYRDETADDPGTLPGRAAFGDLLGEVGIEPEDTIVAYDDSNGVFAARFRLTALAYGHDDVRLLDGDFSAWSRERETETGTPSVEATAYTAEPFSFAESPFVDRSGVEAAIEGDAVLVDTRDREEYAEAHLPGAVRFDWRATVDDESRRLRPVADLEELFADRGIIRDREIVLYCNTARRISHTYAVLEALGYENVSIYEGSLTEWLATDGEIETGSPT
- a CDS encoding dihydrolipoyl dehydrogenase; the protein is MNEFDVVVIGGGSGSQVATAAADEGLEAAVIEPGPLGGACITRGCVPSKALIHRADVVDEIRRAERFGVDADLEDVAYDEITSSIEEAVFGKAERQAESLEDAEGVTRYRGEGRFVDERTVEIDPVADRDGAPADGDDADDRDPERIRGEAIVIAVGGRPTMPPVEGLEDVDVLTSDDALYLDERPDELVVIGGGYIAAELGYFFGALGADVSIVGRSEQLVPREDDDVSAAVTDGLERHCELYTGYEAVEASEDDQRVTVAAEPSDDGGDEAVELEADEVLVAAGRRPNTDTLELENAGVETDENGHVEVDESLETTVDGIWALGDVLGDEPYKHAADYEARIVATNVLEPVERTVDYGTMPHAIFTSPQVASVGRTESELEDAGREYESASVSYDAAPLGLILDPDEGFVKVLAAPDGEILGCQIVGPQASTLIQEVVVAMDGGGTVEDVVDPVHVHPALSEVVYAAFDELSPRPYSTAPDWRDVGDE
- a CDS encoding type II toxin-antitoxin system HicB family antitoxin, giving the protein MPTRPDVDTDEYPALADADVTIRTEDGLYIADDEVTGVSSQGPSEEAAIANLAEAVATYTDGQSDDTGDDWL
- a CDS encoding signal recognition particle protein Srp54: MVLDDLGTSLRGTLDKLRGKSRISEDDIEEIVKEIQRSLLSADVDVSLVMELSDSIEERALEEEPPAGTPARDFVLRIVYEELVDLIGESTDLPLEEQTILLAGLQGSGKTTSAAKMAWWFSTKGLRPAVVQTDTFRPGAYDQAKEMCERAEVDFYGNPDADDPVEIARNGLEETSEADVHIVDTAGRHALEDDLIDEIEQIEDAVEPDKSLLVLDAAIGQGAKDQAQQFDESIGIDGVVITKLDGTAKGGGALTAVDQTESSIAFLGTGEEVQDIERFEPDGFISRLLGMGDLGQLAERVERAMQQTDVEEEEWDPEDMLTGQFTLNDMQKQMEAMNNMGPLDQVMDMIPGFGGGIKDQLPDDAMDVTQERMRAYSVIMDSMTETEKEYPKAIGASQIERIARGSGTSEDQVRELLEQYKMMERTIKQFQGMGSDKEMQRMMQQMQQQGGGGGGGGMGGMGPF
- a CDS encoding sensor histidine kinase, whose product is MGERSGSTTPGGDGAVRTYERITDAVVGLDGEFRIAFCNAAGEDVLDASEANLRGTAVQEAVPNGIGATVREGCEHALETQESIRFEEYFDSLDAWYELRVYPGESAVTVHFRDVTDRVRRENQIRRRERALQDAYEALADADRPLAKQIEGLLSIVRETLGTECGTLSSVQERTNEYTLEAVDAAEGIGLEAGRTVALDRTNCRRVVDTGRTVTIDDVGADSDAPEPDEGVANGAPAVECYLGTPIFVDGSVYGTFCFYDRDPCPGGFSDWERTFVGLLANWVGYKIERQRYRERLEASNEQLEQFAYAASHDLQEPLRMVSSYLSLLERRYDDDLDEDGQEFLAYAVDGAERMREMIEGLLAYSRVETQGDPFEPVDLEAVLEDVVDDLQFRLEETDASISIGSLPRVEGDDDQLRQVFQNLLENAVEYSGDGPPTVRITAERETACGSTPEAAESVSRSDGKWVISVSDAGIGIDPDDRERVFDVFERLHSHEEYEGTGIGLALCERVVERHGGEIWIEPDPEEGTTFRLTLPDASGAAP